The Setaria italica strain Yugu1 chromosome IX, Setaria_italica_v2.0, whole genome shotgun sequence genome has a window encoding:
- the LOC101785366 gene encoding auxin response factor 22 gives MKEAGDERCLDPQLWHACAGGMVQMPPARSRVYYFPQGHAEHAHGGGAAELAAAAGPRGLPPLVLCCVAGVRFLADPETDEVFAKIRLVPVAPSGEADLRDPDELGGDPADAREKLSSFAKTLTQSDANNGGGFSVPRYCAETIFPKLDYRADPPVQTVLAKDVHGEVWKFRHIYRGTPRRHLLTTGWSTFVNQKKLVAGDSIVFLRTEHGELCVGIRRAKRVSCGGMECMSGWNAPGYGAFSAFLKDEESKMMKGPGGYMRGMGKVKIADVVEAASLASRGQPFEVVYYPRASTPEFVVKAASVQNAMRNHWCPGMRFKMAFETEDSSRISWFMGTIASVQVADPIRWSNSPWRLLQVTWDEPDLLQNVKCVNPWLVELVSSIPPIHLGPFSPPRKKLRMPQHPDFPFDGQLLNPVFHGNPLGPSNSPICCFPDNAPAGIQGARHAQFGLPLTDHQLNKLHLGLFQGSGFNRLDAITPQSRISKGFVITSAPVKESVSCLLTIGTPQGTEKSDDRKKPHIMLFGKPILTEQQMNSGGSRETFSPEVTGNGSSDGNAQKTGNVSDGSGSSICIGFSSQGREASELGLEAGHCKVFMESEDVGRTIDLSVFGSYEELYGQLADMFGIEKAEIMSHLHYRDAAGAVKHTGEEPFSDFMKVARRLTITERGEGRLQKPLIEYMVERA, from the exons ATGAAGGAGGCGGGCGACGAGAGGTGCCTTGACCCGCAGCTGTGGCACGCGTGCGCCGGCGGCATGGTGCAGATGCCCCCCGCGCGCTCCCGCGTCTACTACTTCCCGCAGGGCCAcgcggagcacgcgcacggcggcggcgccgcggagctCGCAGCCGCGGCGGGGCCGCGCGGGCTCCCGCCACTCGTGCTCTGCTGCGTCGCCGGGGTGCGCTTCCTGGCCGATCCAGAGACGGACGAGGTGTTCGCCAAGATCCGCCTCGTGCCCGTCGCGCCCTCCGGCGAGGCGGACCTCCGGGACCCCGACGAGCTCGGCGGCGACCCCGCGGACGCGCGGGAGAAGCTGTCCTCCTTCGCCAAGACGCTCACGCAGTCTGACGCCaacaacggcggcggcttctcGGTGCCGCGATACTGCGCCGAGACCATCTTCCCCAAGCTCGACTACCGGGCCGACCCGCCGGTGCAGACGGTGCTCGCCAAGGACGTGCACGGGGAGGTctggaagttccgacacattTACCGGGGCACGCCGCGCCGGCATTTGCTCACCACGGGCTGGAGCACCTTCGTCAACCAGAAGAAGCTCGTCGCGGGGGACTCCATCGTCTTCCTGCGCACCGAGCACGGCGAGCTCTGCGTCGGGATACGCCGTGCCAAGCGGGTGTCCTGCGGTGGCATGGAGTGCATGTCCGGCTGGAACGCCCCCGGGTACGGGGCCTTCTCGGCGTTCTTGAAGGATGAGGAGAGTAAGATGATGAAGGGGCCTGGGGGGTACATGAGAGGCATGGGGAAGGTGAAGATCGCAGATGTCGTCGAGGCCGCAAGCCTAGCGTCGAGGGGACAACCATTTGAGGTGGTGTACTACCCGAGGGCTAGCACACCTGAGTTTGTTGTGAAGGCTGCATCGGTGCAGAACGCGATGAGGAATCATTGGTGCCCAGGGATGAGGTTCAAGATGGCATTTGAGACAGAGGATTCGTCAAGGATCAGCTGGTTTATGGGGACGATAGCTTCTGTTCAGGTTGCTGATCCAATTCGATGGTCGAATTCGCCGTGGAGGCTTCTTCAG GTGACATGGGATGAACCAGATTTGCTGCAAAATGTGAAATGTGTCAACCCATGGCTGGTGGAGCTTGTATCAAGCATTCCGCCCATTCACCTGGGACCATTTTCTCCACCTAGAAAGAAGTTGCGGATGCCCCAACATCCTGACTTTCCGTTTGACGGTCAGCTGTTGAATCCAGTTTTCCACGGCAACCCACTTGGTCCAAGCAACAGCCCCATTTGCTGTTTCCCGGACAACGCTCCTGCAGGCATACAGGGAGCCAGGCATGCTCAATTCGGTTTACCCCTAACAGACCACCAGCTTAACAAGCTGCACCTCGGTCTGTTCCAAGGCAGCGGTTTTAACCGACTTGATGCTATCACTCCGCAATCGCGCATATCCAAGGGTTTTGTGATCACCAGTGCTCCAGTCAAAGAGAGTGTCTCTTGCTTGTTGACAATTGGCACACCACAGGGCACAGAGAAATCTGATGACAGAAAGAAACCCCATATAATGCTGTTTGGAAAGCCTATCCTTACCGAGCAGCAGATGAATTCTGGTGGATCAAGGGAAACATTCTCCCCTGAGGTTACTGGAAACGGTTCATCTGATGGCAATGCACAGAAGACAGGAAATGTATCTGACGGTTCCGGTTCATCTATTTGCATTGGTTTCTCATCTCAAGGTCGTGAGGCTTCAGAGCTTGGGTTAGAAGCTGGGCATTGCAAGGTATTTATGGAATCAGAGGATGTTGGTCGGACCATAGATTTGTCTGTCTTTGGATCATATGAAGAGCTGTATGGTCAGTTAGCTGACATGTTCGGAATCGAGAAAGCAGAAATAATGAGCCACCTCCATTACCGCGACGCCGCTGGTGCTGTCAAGCATACTGGTGAAGAACCATTCAG TGACTTCATGAAAGTAGCACGGAGGCTGACCATAACAGAGCGCGGCGAGGGGAGGCTGCAGAAACCTCTCATCGAATATATGGTCGAGCGGGCTTGA
- the LOC101786041 gene encoding protein ENHANCED DISEASE RESISTANCE 2-like, which translates to MGGGAEVAVVEAAAAAPASEGTAPAAAAAANGEEGMRMEGWLYLIRSNRFGLQYSRKRYFVLEDAALRCFKSAPSSKREDPVRSAVIDSCIRVTDNGRESVHRSDFYIFTLYNASNHYDQLKLGARSSEEAARWIRCLMESALKSPRKDEHIVACSHRRWQAFRLSRRNSRMHSIDWTLFSSAHNDPMASDVIAPSPWSIFGCKNGLRFFTEANDGGSRGTYWDDHPAIMAVGVVDANSEAVFQTLMSLGQSRSEWDFCLQEGKVVEHLDGHTDIIHKKLRGDWLPWGMRKRDLLLRRYWRREDDGTYVILYHSVFHYKCRPERGYIRACLKSGGYVISPINQGRQSVVKHMLAIDWKFWKSYLFTSSAKYITIRMLGRVAALREFFRAKNGNCACLEFSSGELTRDMGLPQGENERINLEMRQENESRRLEGPTEGSLGGSNRHLSSTGSFVQLNDAADEFFDVPDESEYDQREIVFPSDESTHAVDQRHAKLSTAAVFVKRLHDLAVQKRGYVDLQGAADADNGPCCYGYTLPKDSSYTVPSTWAMTDPTTFLIRGETYLHDRLKIKANSTLMQMVGADWIKSDKREDDLAGRPGGLVQKCAAQGGTKFFFIVNIQVPGSTTYSLALYYMMDTPLEKVPLLERFVNGDDAFRNSRFKLIPYISKGSWIVKQSVGKKACLVGQALEINYFRGSNYLELGVDIGSSTVARGVVSLVLGYLNNLVIEMAFLVQGNTSEELPEFLLGTCRLNYLDASKAVSIDEC; encoded by the exons atgggcggcggcgcggaggtggcggtcgtggaggccgcggcggcggcgcctgcgtCCGAGGGGAcggctcctgccgccgccgcggctgcgaaCGGGGAGGAGGGGATGCGGATGGAGGGCTGGCTCTACCTGATCCGATCCAACCGCTTCGGGCTGCAGTACTCGCGCAAGCGCTACTTCGTGCTCGAGGACGCCGCGCTCCGCTGCTTCAAGTCCGCGCCATCCTCCAAGCGCGAG GATCCTGTTAGAAGTGCAGTAATTGACTCTTGTATACGTGTGACAGACAACGGCAGAGAAAGTGTACATAGGAGT GATTTTTACATATTCACACTTTATAATGCTTCCAATCATTATGATCAACTTAAG TTGGGTGCGAGAAGTTCAGAAGAAGCAGCTAGGTGGATCAGGTGCTTAATGGAGTCTGCCTTAAAG TCCCCGAGAAAAGATGAGCACATTGTTGCTTGTTCACACAGAAGATGGCAGGCTTTTAG GTTAAGTCGCCGCAATAGCCGCATGCACTCAATAG ATTGGACTCTATTTTCATCTGCTCATAATGATCCAATGGCATCTGATGTTATCGCACCTTCTCCGTGGTCAATATTTGGATGTAAAAATG GTTTACGTTTTTTTACCGAGGCGAACGATGGTGGATCTCGTGGAACG TATTGGGATGATCATCCGGCTATAATGGCAGTTGGTGTTGTTGATGCAAATTCTGAGGCTGTCTTCCAGACTCTAATGTCCCTTGGCCAATCAAGATCTGA GTGGGACTTTTGTCTGCAGGAAGGAAAGGTTGTTGAGCATCTAGATGGACACACAGACATAATCCACAAGAAATTAAGAGGCGACTGGTTACCATG GGGAATGAGAAAGAGGGATCTATTACTTAGAAGATATTGGAGGCGAGAAGATGATGGAACTTACG TAATTCTATACCACTCTGTTTTCCACTACAAATGCCGTCCTGAGAGAGGATACATCCGTGCATGTCTTAAAA GTGGAGGTTATGTAATATCGCCAATCAATCAAGGAAGACAATCAGTTGTGAAGCACATGCTTGCCATAGACTGGAAATTCTGGAAGTCTTATCTGTTTACATCATCTGCCAAATATATCACTATACGTATGCTAGGCAGAGTAGCAG CACTGCGAGAATTCTTCCGAGCAAAAAATGGAAATTGTGCTTGCTTGGAGTTCTCATCTGGTGAGTTGACTAGGGATATGGGACTGCCACAAGGTGAAAATGAAAGAATAAATTTGGAAATGCGTCAAGAAAATGAGAGCAGAAGACTTGAGGGTCCTACCGAAGGATCACTGGGTGGTTCTAACAGGCATTTAAGCAGTACTGGTTCCTTTGTTCAACTTAATGATGCAGCTGATGAGTTCTTTGACGTGCCAGATGAATCAGAATATGATCAGAGAGAAATTGTGTTTCCTTCTGATGAGAGCACACATGCTGTG GACCAACGGCATGCTAAATTGTCCACTGCTGCTGTTTTTGTGAAAAGGTTGCATGATCTTGCAG TCCAAAAAAGAGGATACGTTGACCTACAGGGAGCTGCAGATGCTGATAATGGGCCATGTTGCTATGGATATACTCTTCCCAAAGATTCAAGCTATACAGTGCCTTCTACTTGGGCAATGACAGATCCTACAACATTCTTAATCCGGGGAGAGACATATCTGCACGATCGTCTAAAG ATCAAGGCAAATAGTACCCTGATGCAAATGGTAGGTGCTGATTGGATAAAGTCTGATAAACGTGAGGATGATCTAGCTGGTCGCCCTGGAGGACTAGTCCAG AAATGTGCAGCACAAGGGGGCACCAAATTCTTCTTCATTGTAAACATACAG GTTCCTGGTTCGACCACATACAGCTTAGCTTTGTATTATATGATGGATACACCATTAGAAAAGGTCCCTCTACTTGAAAGATTTGTAAATGGAGACGATGCATTCAGAAATTCAAGGTTCAAGCTCATCCCTTACATCTCAAAG GGATCTTGGATCGTTAAGCAGAGTGTGGGCAAGAAAGCTTGCTTGGTTGGGCAGGCATTAGAAATCAATTATTTCCGTGGAAGCAACTATTTGGAG CTTGGAGTTGATATAGGTTCTTCGACAGTGGCACGAGGTGTAGTGAGCCTTGTGCTTGGCTACTTGAACAATCTGGTGATCGAAATGGCCTTCTTAGTACAG GGCAACACATCTGAAGAGCTCCCGGAGTTCCTCCTAGGAACCTGCCGACTGAATTACCTGGACGCCTCCAAGGCAGTGTCGATAGACGAATGCTAG